TCGAGCAGGCTCCGCGGGGCACACCCGGCATCGCGGGCCGCCCGGACCCGCCCGAGCAACTCGACGGCGCGCCGCGTCCCGACGGCCCACTGGCCGAGCAGGCCGCCCGCGCAGCCGACCTCGCCCTCGGGCAGAGTCCAGCACATCAGCAGATCGGCCACGATGCTGTCGTCGTTGCCGGTGTAGAGCGCGATCTCGCCCGCGCGCCCAGACTCCGCGATGGCGCGCGCAACGTCGAGGGTTCGATAGCGGTCGAACGGGGCGACCTTCACGGCGACGACCTCCTCGATCTCCATGAAGCGGCGCCAGAACGCCAGGCTGAGTGGTCGCCCGCCAACGGCCGGCTGCAGGTAGAAGCCGATGAGAGGCAACACCCGCGCGACCTCGCGGCAGTGCGCGATCAGCATGTCGTCGCTCGCGCGCGGGAGAGCGGCCAGGCTCAGCAGGCCGGCGTCGTACCCGAGATCGGCCGCGGTGCGCGCCTCGCGCAGGGCCTGACGCGTCCTGCCACAGATGCCGGAGATGAGCACGGGCCGCTCAGGAGCCTCGCGGGCCGTCTCCGCGGCCATCTCGAGGACCGCCATAAAGAGGCCCACCATCGGGTC
The nucleotide sequence above comes from Chthonomonadales bacterium. Encoded proteins:
- a CDS encoding dihydrodipicolinate synthase family protein — translated: MPAEPHTRLPWLRERLFDGLVIPAHPLALDLDRRLDERRQRALTRYYLAAGAGGLAVAVHTTQFVIRDPMVGLFMAVLEMAAETAREAPERPVLISGICGRTRQALREARTAADLGYDAGLLSLAALPRASDDMLIAHCREVARVLPLIGFYLQPAVGGRPLSLAFWRRFMEIEEVVAVKVAPFDRYRTLDVARAIAESGRAGEIALYTGNDDSIVADLLMCWTLPEGEVGCAGGLLGQWAVGTRRAVELLGRVRAARDAGCAPRSLLDLAAQITDTNAALFDAANGFAGCLCGIHEVLHRQGLMQGRWCIDPAENVSFGQIGEIDRVLAAYPHLHDDAFVEEHIDQWLA